A region from the Nonlabens sp. YIK11 genome encodes:
- a CDS encoding N-acetylornithine carbamoyltransferase, which yields MKHYSNLDSLENFDATVDLALQLKKDPFAFEELGKRKTIALVFFNNSLRTRLSTEKAARNLGMDVMVLNVSDSWNLEFGDGTVMNLDTAEHIKEATQVIAQYADIIAVRAFAGLKDKAADATEKVMNAFIKYAGVPIVNMESALSHPLQGLTDAVTIKETVTKKRPKVVLSWAPHPRALPHAVANSFVKSMKLCDVDFVITNPVGYDLDPEITNGITINHNQQEALKDADVVYVKNWSSFDDYGQVTNTDSHWMMTKKKLGHAIFMHCLPVRRNVVVEDAVLDSDQSVVIQQAGNRIYAAQAVLKTLLENIK from the coding sequence ATGAAACATTACAGCAATTTAGATAGCCTGGAGAACTTTGACGCTACGGTAGATCTGGCTTTACAACTTAAGAAAGATCCGTTTGCTTTTGAAGAATTAGGAAAGCGAAAAACGATCGCCTTGGTGTTTTTCAACAACAGTTTGAGAACTCGATTGAGTACTGAGAAGGCGGCACGCAACCTAGGTATGGATGTAATGGTTTTGAATGTATCTGACTCCTGGAATCTTGAATTTGGTGATGGTACCGTCATGAACCTCGACACTGCAGAACATATCAAGGAAGCGACCCAGGTCATTGCACAGTATGCTGATATTATTGCCGTCCGTGCCTTTGCAGGCTTAAAAGACAAGGCAGCAGATGCTACTGAGAAAGTCATGAATGCTTTTATCAAATATGCTGGAGTACCCATTGTGAATATGGAAAGTGCCTTGTCGCATCCATTACAAGGATTGACGGATGCCGTAACGATCAAAGAAACAGTCACAAAAAAACGTCCCAAAGTCGTGTTGTCTTGGGCACCACATCCACGTGCGTTGCCACATGCCGTGGCCAATAGTTTTGTGAAATCCATGAAGCTGTGTGATGTAGATTTCGTGATTACCAATCCAGTAGGTTACGACCTCGATCCTGAAATCACCAACGGCATCACCATCAATCACAATCAGCAGGAAGCGCTCAAGGATGCCGATGTGGTTTATGTGAAGAACTGGAGCAGTTTTGATGATTATGGCCAGGTCACCAATACAGATAGCCATTGGATGATGACCAAAAAAAAATTAGGCCATGCGATTTTCATGCACTGTTTGCCGGTACGACGCAATGTTGTGGTAGAAGATGCGGTACTGGACAGTGATCAATCGGTAGTGATCCAGCAGGCTGGAAACCGAATTTATGCGGCGCAGGCGGTTCTGAAGACACTTTTAGAAAACATAAAGTAA
- a CDS encoding aspartate aminotransferase family protein: protein MGLFNVYPLFDVTPVRAQDVFIYDENDVEYLDLYGGHAVISVGHSHPEYVARLSDQLSKIAFYSNSIQNPLQEEMAEKLARLSGCGDYDLFLCNSGAEANENALKVASFATGKHKIIAFKNSFHGRTSAAVAATDNPKIVAPLNAQQEVIFCELGDLAAVQKALETGDVCAIIVETIQGVGGLDEADRSFFHEIYSLSRKHHCLIIADEVQSGFGRTGDFFAFQKHDWTPDLIPIAKGMGNGFPVGGVLIHHDIKASFGMLGTTFGGNHLACAAVNAVLDIIEKEQLMQAATDMSAYFLDQIKDIPAIKRVKGRGLMLGLEFDFPIADLRKDLILNHHIFTGNSKNPNLIRILPSLTVQKSHIDTFVDALKTALKTAVQ from the coding sequence ATGGGATTATTTAATGTTTATCCGCTGTTTGATGTCACACCGGTTCGAGCGCAGGATGTTTTTATTTACGACGAGAACGATGTGGAATACCTGGATTTATACGGCGGCCACGCTGTAATTTCAGTAGGTCATTCACATCCAGAATATGTTGCGCGTCTTTCAGACCAACTTAGTAAAATTGCCTTTTATAGCAATTCGATCCAGAATCCGTTACAGGAAGAAATGGCCGAAAAACTCGCTAGACTTTCAGGCTGTGGCGATTATGATCTGTTTCTGTGCAATTCTGGCGCAGAGGCTAATGAGAACGCACTTAAAGTAGCCTCGTTTGCTACGGGAAAGCACAAGATTATTGCTTTTAAAAACAGTTTTCACGGCCGCACATCGGCTGCTGTTGCTGCGACGGATAATCCTAAGATCGTCGCGCCGCTCAATGCCCAGCAGGAAGTTATCTTTTGTGAGTTGGGTGATTTGGCTGCGGTACAGAAAGCCTTGGAAACCGGCGACGTCTGCGCGATCATTGTAGAGACCATTCAAGGTGTTGGTGGACTTGATGAAGCTGATAGGAGCTTTTTTCATGAAATATATTCGCTTTCGCGAAAGCATCATTGCCTTATCATTGCAGATGAAGTTCAATCTGGATTTGGTAGGACCGGTGATTTCTTTGCCTTTCAGAAACACGACTGGACGCCAGACCTGATACCGATTGCCAAAGGTATGGGCAATGGTTTTCCCGTAGGTGGCGTATTGATCCATCACGACATCAAGGCTAGCTTTGGAATGTTGGGAACGACCTTTGGCGGGAATCATCTCGCTTGTGCCGCGGTCAATGCGGTACTGGATATCATTGAGAAAGAGCAATTGATGCAGGCCGCTACTGATATGTCGGCTTATTTTCTGGATCAGATCAAGGATATTCCTGCGATCAAAAGGGTCAAAGGACGTGGATTGATGCTGGGATTAGAGTTTGATTTCCCTATTGCAGATTTGCGTAAAGACCTGATTCTTAATCATCACATCTTTACTGGAAATTCCAAAAACCCTAATCTGATAAGGATCTTACCATCCTTAACGGTTCAAAAATCACACATAGACACTTTTGTCGACGCGCTTAAGACCGCTTTGAAAACAGCAGTTCAATGA
- the argC gene encoding N-acetyl-gamma-glutamyl-phosphate reductase, whose product MIKAGIIGGSGFTAGELIRILLNHPAAEIDFVFTTSKAGQPVSDIHQDLYGVTDLKFTDQINKEVDVLFLCLGHGNSSRFLEENHFADHTKIIDLSNDFRLNADAHFQGKQFVYGLPELNREQIEKADHIANPGCFATAIQQAILPLAAHGLIHADIHVNAVTGATGAGASLSDTTSFVWRDNNFSHYKAFNHQHLGEINQSIAQLQHDFDKVIHFIPNRGNFSRGIFATVYTQFEGDLSEAQSIYLNFYKHATFTHISERPIHMKQVVNTNNCLIHLEKHGDQLLITSTIDNLLKGASGQAVHNMNLIYGLEETLGLEFKASYF is encoded by the coding sequence ATGATCAAAGCTGGAATTATAGGAGGTAGTGGCTTCACTGCTGGTGAGTTGATCAGAATCCTACTAAACCATCCTGCGGCAGAAATAGATTTTGTCTTTACCACTTCCAAAGCCGGACAGCCAGTTAGTGATATCCATCAGGACCTCTATGGCGTGACCGACCTCAAGTTCACAGATCAAATAAACAAAGAGGTAGATGTTCTCTTTCTTTGCCTAGGGCACGGCAACAGCAGTAGATTTTTAGAAGAGAATCATTTTGCTGACCACACTAAAATCATTGATTTAAGTAATGATTTTAGGCTCAATGCAGATGCTCATTTTCAAGGTAAACAATTCGTTTACGGCTTACCTGAATTGAATCGGGAACAAATTGAAAAGGCAGATCACATTGCAAATCCGGGTTGCTTTGCCACAGCGATCCAGCAGGCCATTTTACCATTGGCCGCTCATGGATTAATCCATGCAGATATTCACGTGAATGCAGTGACTGGAGCAACTGGTGCTGGCGCGAGCCTGTCAGATACGACCAGTTTTGTATGGCGTGATAACAATTTTAGTCACTACAAAGCTTTTAACCATCAACACTTAGGTGAGATCAATCAATCCATAGCTCAATTACAACATGACTTTGATAAAGTGATTCACTTTATTCCCAATCGTGGTAATTTCTCGAGAGGAATATTTGCAACGGTTTATACCCAATTTGAAGGTGATTTGAGTGAGGCGCAATCTATTTACCTCAATTTTTATAAGCACGCGACCTTTACACACATCAGTGAGCGGCCTATCCATATGAAACAGGTTGTGAATACTAATAATTGTTTGATTCATTTAGAAAAGCACGGTGATCAATTACTCATCACCAGCACGATTGACAATTTATTAAAAGGTGCCTCTGGACAAGCGGTACATAACATGAACTTGATTTATGGACTTGAAGAAACCTTGGGTCTTGAATTTAAAGCCAGCTATTTCTAA
- a CDS encoding GAF domain-containing sensor histidine kinase, which translates to MKTAPRPSNEKLRQQALEKYKILDSLPEDSYDDITRIIASICDTPIALISLLDNDRNFFKSRHGVDLSEAPRDLSFCSHTIISDDDIMVVNDAREDERFIGNPSIEEENTVFYAGVPLIDKEGFKLGTLCVFDGKPRELNKTQMESLKSMAKHVTLLFEERLKNFELERIQDELKVKNQELKDFAGIVTHDLKTPLSHISMISQLLAADNKDKFSKDSMEYLKLLEEAGFNLSRYIDGMLLFYQSDELVSDELDNVNFKELVEDIIAMTGKDPSVKISYSPAEPTIIRSSKAALHQILLNFVNNSIKYGDKKTTRVSLDLFDHEDYYSISVSDNGRGIPEDKIDHVFNLFYTADDEDRHGNKGTGIGLATAKRLLNHLDGTFDIQSEVGKGTNITIFLPKFPNLNS; encoded by the coding sequence ATGAAGACTGCTCCAAGACCTTCTAACGAAAAATTGAGACAGCAAGCGCTAGAAAAGTATAAGATTCTAGATAGCTTGCCAGAAGATAGCTATGACGATATCACAAGAATCATTGCGTCCATCTGTGATACACCAATTGCCCTGATATCTTTATTGGATAACGACAGGAATTTCTTCAAATCCAGACATGGAGTTGATTTGTCAGAAGCTCCTAGAGATCTGTCCTTTTGCTCACATACCATTATAAGCGATGATGACATTATGGTGGTCAATGATGCGCGTGAAGATGAACGATTTATAGGAAATCCTTCTATTGAAGAGGAAAATACGGTGTTTTATGCCGGTGTACCACTCATTGACAAAGAAGGCTTTAAGCTGGGAACTCTTTGTGTTTTTGACGGCAAGCCTAGAGAACTGAATAAAACTCAAATGGAGTCTCTAAAAAGCATGGCAAAGCATGTTACCTTATTATTTGAGGAAAGACTTAAAAACTTTGAATTAGAAAGAATACAAGACGAGCTTAAAGTAAAAAATCAGGAACTAAAAGACTTTGCAGGTATTGTCACGCATGATTTGAAAACACCGCTGTCGCATATATCGATGATTTCTCAATTGCTTGCCGCAGACAATAAAGACAAGTTTTCAAAAGATTCCATGGAGTACCTCAAATTGCTTGAAGAAGCAGGATTTAACTTGAGCCGATATATCGATGGGATGCTCCTATTCTATCAAAGTGACGAACTTGTATCTGATGAATTGGATAATGTTAATTTTAAAGAGTTAGTAGAGGACATTATCGCCATGACGGGCAAAGATCCATCGGTTAAAATTTCTTATTCTCCAGCAGAACCTACAATCATTAGATCAAGTAAAGCTGCGTTGCATCAAATACTGCTCAATTTTGTAAACAACAGCATTAAATATGGTGACAAGAAAACGACTAGAGTTTCTTTAGACCTATTTGATCATGAAGATTATTACAGTATATCTGTATCGGATAACGGTCGTGGTATCCCAGAAGATAAAATTGACCATGTATTCAATCTGTTCTATACCGCAGATGATGAAGATCGACACGGTAATAAAGGAACTGGAATAGGTCTCGCTACAGCAAAAAGACTATTGAACCATCTAGATGGTACGTTTGACATCCAGTCTGAAGTGGGCAAAGGAACAAACATTACCATATTTCTACCTAAGTTCCCTAATCTTAACTCCTAA
- a CDS encoding GNAT family N-acetyltransferase codes for MNIGIADTSHYKFADIICETINKSAVERDTGIAKRTPEYIKTKMDNGNAIIATDGDKFVGFCYIERWDHGKYVANSGLIVHHDYRGLGYAKKIKEKVFELSRTKFPDAKIFGITTGLAVMKINYELGYQPVTFSELTTDEAFWNGCQTCKNFDVLTRTNRKMCLCTGMLYDPNKKVKEPEKKVVSKKLHERLQNIKKSILFKKEEPKDPSK; via the coding sequence ATGAATATAGGAATTGCCGACACCTCACATTACAAGTTTGCAGATATTATCTGTGAGACCATTAATAAATCTGCCGTAGAGCGCGATACGGGAATTGCAAAGCGCACTCCAGAATATATCAAAACCAAAATGGACAACGGGAACGCCATTATCGCCACAGATGGCGATAAGTTCGTGGGCTTTTGTTATATAGAACGCTGGGATCACGGTAAATATGTGGCTAACTCTGGTTTGATCGTACATCATGATTATCGTGGTTTAGGTTATGCCAAAAAGATCAAGGAAAAAGTCTTTGAACTTTCCAGAACCAAATTTCCGGATGCCAAAATCTTTGGAATCACCACAGGACTAGCCGTCATGAAAATTAATTATGAATTGGGTTACCAACCAGTTACTTTTTCAGAACTAACAACAGACGAAGCTTTCTGGAATGGCTGCCAAACCTGCAAAAACTTTGACGTTCTTACCAGAACCAACCGTAAGATGTGCCTGTGTACAGGGATGCTCTATGACCCCAATAAAAAAGTCAAAGAACCAGAAAAGAAAGTGGTTTCCAAAAAGCTGCACGAGCGCTTGCAAAACATTAAAAAATCAATACTCTTTAAAAAAGAAGAGCCAAAAGATCCATCCAAATGA
- the argB gene encoding acetylglutamate kinase, with protein sequence MNTLKVIKIGGKLIDDPTAISSFLEDFAAIKEPKILIHGGGNLASSMARDLDVPVQQIDGRRITDDATLDIITMAYAGKINKNLVARLQGLGCNALGLTGADGNSILSKIRDKQPIDFGHVGDPKTVNVYFIQLLLDHGITPVFCAITHDGAGQLLNTNADTVSADVCSAFAKAYTTQLYYCFEKQGVLRDINDPSSLIQSIDQNHYEKLKSEKVIADGMLPKMENSFRALQNEVSSVHIGLASMITSTDNNHTTLTL encoded by the coding sequence ATGAATACACTAAAAGTCATAAAAATAGGAGGTAAGCTGATTGATGACCCAACGGCTATTAGTTCATTTTTGGAGGATTTTGCAGCGATCAAGGAGCCTAAGATTTTGATTCATGGTGGTGGTAATTTGGCCAGTTCGATGGCTCGGGATTTGGATGTTCCAGTGCAGCAAATCGACGGTCGTCGCATTACAGACGATGCCACGTTGGACATCATTACCATGGCTTATGCCGGTAAAATTAATAAGAATCTGGTGGCGCGATTACAAGGTCTAGGCTGCAACGCTTTAGGCTTGACCGGTGCTGATGGCAATAGCATTTTATCAAAAATACGGGACAAACAACCTATTGATTTTGGTCATGTGGGCGATCCCAAAACGGTGAACGTATATTTCATACAGCTGTTGTTGGATCATGGCATCACGCCCGTTTTTTGCGCGATCACGCACGATGGTGCTGGTCAATTACTCAATACCAATGCAGATACCGTTTCGGCTGACGTATGTTCCGCTTTCGCGAAAGCGTACACCACTCAGCTTTACTACTGCTTTGAAAAACAAGGGGTTTTAAGAGACATCAACGATCCTAGCAGTTTGATCCAGAGTATTGACCAAAACCATTACGAAAAATTAAAATCTGAAAAGGTCATTGCAGATGGCATGTTGCCCAAGATGGAGAACAGTTTTAGAGCCCTTCAAAATGAGGTTTCCAGCGTTCATATAGGACTGGCCTCGATGATTACAAGTACAGATAATAACCACACAACTCTAACTCTATGA
- a CDS encoding NAD(P)-dependent alcohol dehydrogenase, with product MSTKIKAYGAQDSKADLKEMTIERRDLNSNDVKIDILYCGVCHSDIHTVRNDWGNAKYPSVPGHEIIGKVVEVGSDVSNFKEGDLVGVGCMVDSCLSCSACEEDLEQFCEEGMVGTYNGKDKHLGGHTYGGYSTSVTVREHFVLKIPTNLDTKAVAPLLCAGITTFSPLNHWNIKEGDKVGVVGLGGLGHMGIKFAAAMGAETIMITTSPEKAEDAKRLGADGVLISKDEDAMKKHRGSFDFILNTVPVKHDVNPYLQLLKRDSTMVMVGAIEPLEPMNGGNIIMGRKSIAGSLIGGIKETQEMLDFCGENDIVCDVEMINMDEINTAFDRVTDGDVKYRFVIDMQSLKN from the coding sequence ATGAGTACAAAGATAAAAGCTTACGGCGCACAGGATTCAAAAGCAGATTTGAAAGAGATGACGATTGAACGTCGTGATTTGAATTCCAATGACGTCAAAATAGATATCCTATATTGTGGTGTGTGTCATAGTGACATCCATACCGTAAGAAACGATTGGGGAAATGCAAAGTATCCATCGGTTCCAGGACATGAAATCATTGGTAAAGTAGTAGAAGTAGGTTCTGATGTTTCCAACTTTAAAGAAGGTGACCTAGTAGGCGTAGGCTGTATGGTAGATTCTTGTTTAAGTTGTAGCGCTTGTGAAGAAGACCTTGAACAATTTTGTGAAGAAGGAATGGTGGGAACCTATAATGGTAAGGACAAGCATTTAGGCGGTCATACCTATGGTGGGTATTCTACAAGTGTTACCGTGAGAGAACATTTTGTTTTAAAAATACCTACTAATCTGGATACTAAAGCCGTGGCGCCACTTTTATGTGCTGGAATTACTACATTCTCTCCGCTTAATCATTGGAACATCAAGGAAGGTGATAAGGTAGGTGTTGTAGGATTAGGTGGTTTAGGCCACATGGGAATCAAATTTGCCGCCGCTATGGGCGCAGAAACAATCATGATTACCACATCACCAGAAAAAGCAGAAGATGCCAAAAGACTAGGAGCGGATGGTGTATTGATTTCTAAGGATGAAGATGCCATGAAAAAACACCGTGGATCTTTTGACTTCATCTTGAATACCGTTCCCGTGAAACATGATGTCAATCCTTATCTACAATTACTTAAAAGAGACTCTACGATGGTTATGGTGGGCGCTATCGAACCGTTAGAACCAATGAATGGTGGTAATATCATCATGGGTCGCAAGAGTATTGCTGGATCTCTAATAGGTGGTATCAAGGAAACTCAAGAAATGCTTGATTTTTGTGGTGAGAATGACATTGTTTGTGATGTAGAAATGATCAACATGGATGAAATCAACACAGCTTTTGACCGTGTGACAGATGGTGATGTGAAGTATCGTTTTGTTATCGATATGCAGTCATTAAAGAACTAA
- a CDS encoding PAS domain-containing sensor histidine kinase, protein MSKRSDHNTERQLQSIKGIFEDQNALSFNVFQHMPIGICVTDSNGIFTDVNATYCDIYGYTKDELIGNSFTYVVPEEYQEKLVSYHDEFMKKQYELQGRWTVKNKNDEKFDIIANAAFLKTADDDKRKMTLVVKAEELEDTVKRLETTIAILERKLETQDIANRLAEHDLRNRLSSIVSVADILSKSKVDEKQRKWIDTIKRIGKDTLLLLSSARDFARMERGEFEPTITEFDLVTSLANVTKDYMETIEQKELEIYMLQDGRELEPSTDEILVKGDEFYLEHMFQNLLGNAIDASPKREKITIDIKCDDELKISFSNMGMIPEEIQPTFFEKYTTSGKDRGTGLGTYIARMIAGFHGGNISFISSKEHGTTLFVVLPIECIV, encoded by the coding sequence ATGAGTAAACGAAGTGATCATAATACTGAAAGACAGTTACAGTCCATCAAAGGAATCTTTGAGGATCAAAACGCATTGTCTTTCAATGTTTTCCAACACATGCCTATAGGAATTTGCGTGACAGATTCTAATGGTATTTTTACTGATGTGAACGCTACGTACTGCGATATTTACGGTTATACCAAAGATGAATTAATAGGAAACTCCTTTACCTATGTGGTACCAGAAGAGTATCAAGAAAAACTGGTAAGCTATCATGACGAGTTCATGAAAAAGCAATACGAGTTGCAAGGTAGATGGACCGTAAAAAATAAAAATGACGAGAAGTTTGACATCATTGCCAACGCTGCATTTCTAAAAACTGCAGACGACGACAAGCGCAAAATGACGCTTGTGGTAAAGGCTGAAGAACTGGAAGATACCGTCAAGCGACTGGAGACAACTATAGCTATTCTTGAAAGAAAACTGGAAACTCAAGATATCGCCAATAGACTGGCAGAACACGATTTGCGTAATCGATTGAGTTCCATCGTATCTGTAGCTGATATTTTGTCTAAAAGTAAAGTTGACGAAAAGCAGCGCAAGTGGATTGACACCATCAAGCGCATTGGAAAAGACACTTTATTACTGCTATCATCTGCAAGGGATTTTGCTCGCATGGAACGAGGTGAGTTTGAGCCTACCATTACTGAATTTGACCTAGTTACCTCACTGGCCAATGTGACCAAGGATTATATGGAAACCATTGAGCAAAAGGAACTAGAAATCTATATGTTGCAAGATGGTCGAGAGCTTGAACCTAGTACTGACGAGATTCTTGTCAAGGGCGATGAATTTTATCTGGAACATATGTTTCAAAATCTTTTGGGGAACGCCATAGATGCTTCACCTAAAAGAGAAAAAATTACCATTGATATTAAATGTGATGACGAGCTCAAGATATCGTTTTCCAATATGGGAATGATTCCAGAGGAAATCCAGCCGACATTCTTTGAAAAATACACGACCTCAGGAAAAGATCGAGGTACTGGTCTAGGAACTTACATCGCTAGAATGATTGCAGGTTTCCATGGCGGCAATATTTCTTTTATATCTTCTAAAGAACATGGAACTACTCTATTTGTAGTATTGCCTATTGAATGTATTGTTTAA
- a CDS encoding argininosuccinate synthase has translation MKKLVLAYSGGLDTSYCAVHLSKDLGYEVHAVSVNTGGFTKTEIEHIESNAYKMGVSTYQNIDAIQTFYEKIVKYLIFGNVLKNNTYPLSVSSERIIQALEIINYANEIGATAIAHGSTGAGNDQVRFDMIFQTFAPDIEIITPIRDKKLSRQEEIEYLKSNGIDMNWEKSQYSVNKGLWGTSVGGAETLTSSKSLPENAYPSQLEAKEPKQIELGFTNGELTSIDGGKDESHKLIEKLNDMASIYAIGRDIHVGDTIVGIKGRVGFEAAASLILVKAHHLLEKHTLSKWQLQHKEYLSSFYGMHLHEGLYLDPVMRNIESFLQSSQKSVTGKVFVTLKPYQFLLDGIESPFDLMNAGFGTYGEENKAWTADDAKGFIKIYSNAQKIYQHVNKDS, from the coding sequence ATGAAAAAATTAGTTCTAGCATATAGTGGCGGTCTTGATACTTCATACTGCGCCGTCCATCTATCCAAAGATCTAGGGTATGAGGTACATGCCGTAAGCGTCAATACAGGCGGTTTCACTAAAACCGAAATTGAACATATAGAAAGCAACGCTTATAAAATGGGTGTTTCTACGTATCAAAACATTGATGCAATCCAGACTTTTTACGAAAAAATCGTGAAGTATCTCATTTTTGGTAATGTCTTAAAAAATAACACCTATCCGTTATCAGTAAGTTCTGAGCGAATTATTCAAGCGTTGGAAATCATCAATTATGCAAACGAGATAGGAGCGACGGCTATCGCTCACGGTAGCACAGGTGCAGGAAATGATCAGGTACGATTTGACATGATCTTTCAAACTTTTGCACCAGATATTGAAATTATCACACCTATCAGAGATAAAAAACTCTCACGTCAGGAAGAGATTGAATACCTAAAATCCAATGGTATTGACATGAATTGGGAAAAATCCCAATATTCAGTCAACAAAGGATTATGGGGAACCAGCGTTGGTGGTGCAGAGACCTTGACTTCCAGCAAATCCTTACCCGAAAATGCTTATCCATCGCAGTTGGAAGCCAAAGAACCTAAACAAATAGAATTAGGTTTTACAAATGGTGAGCTGACTTCTATTGATGGAGGCAAAGATGAATCGCACAAACTGATCGAGAAACTGAATGATATGGCGTCTATTTATGCCATAGGTCGCGACATTCACGTGGGCGACACTATCGTAGGGATTAAAGGTCGTGTAGGCTTTGAAGCTGCAGCATCCTTGATCCTTGTCAAGGCTCATCATTTATTGGAAAAGCATACGCTTAGCAAATGGCAGTTGCAGCATAAAGAGTACCTATCGAGTTTCTATGGGATGCATTTGCATGAAGGCTTGTATCTCGATCCAGTGATGCGCAATATTGAATCCTTTCTTCAAAGCAGTCAAAAAAGCGTCACGGGAAAAGTCTTTGTTACGTTGAAACCATATCAGTTCTTATTGGACGGTATTGAATCTCCATTTGATTTGATGAATGCCGGTTTTGGTACGTACGGTGAAGAAAATAAGGCCTGGACGGCAGACGATGCCAAAGGTTTTATCAAGATCTACAGCAACGCACAAAAGATTTACCAACACGTAAACAAGGACTCATGA
- a CDS encoding PepSY-like domain-containing protein produces the protein MKIKIILILGWLMVAVGCIESKETKVPQSVVATFVNKYPTQENPKWIKDENGLWEAQFESKGERLRAGFQQNGLWVETEYSVNIDNLPAAVVNAVNQNHQTEKIVSADLVHHYNKGIFYDLEIQTIDSTYKVEYRKNGMRL, from the coding sequence ATGAAAATCAAAATTATACTAATCCTAGGGTGGTTGATGGTAGCGGTAGGCTGTATAGAATCCAAGGAAACCAAAGTGCCACAATCTGTAGTTGCCACTTTTGTAAATAAATATCCTACTCAGGAAAATCCGAAATGGATCAAAGATGAAAATGGACTATGGGAAGCGCAGTTTGAAAGCAAAGGAGAAAGATTGCGAGCAGGTTTTCAACAAAATGGACTTTGGGTGGAAACAGAATACAGTGTCAACATAGACAACCTTCCAGCCGCTGTGGTAAATGCCGTGAATCAAAACCACCAAACTGAAAAAATAGTAAGTGCAGATTTAGTTCACCATTACAATAAAGGAATATTCTATGATCTTGAGATCCAGACCATAGATTCAACTTATAAAGTGGAATACAGAAAAAACGGAATGCGATTATAG